From Pontibacter actiniarum, a single genomic window includes:
- the fusA gene encoding elongation factor G: MNNRDLKYTRNIGIAAHIDAGKTTTTERILYYAGVSHKIGEVHDGAATMDWMEQEQERGITITSAATTVSWPYRGDNYHINIIDTPGHVDFTVEVNRSLRVLDGLVFLFSAVDGVEPQSETNWRLADNYKVARIGFVNKMDRSGADFLAVCKQVKEMLGSNAVALQLPIGSEDNFRGVVDLVNNRGIIWNEEDKGMTFTEVPIPDDMVEEAAEYREKLLEAVAEYDETLMEKYFEDPDSISEDEIIAALRAATIDMAIVPMLCGSSFKNKGVQTMLDYVMALCPSPLDKESIKGINPDTGAEISRKPDMNEPFAGLAFKIATDPYVGRLCFVRAYSGVLESGSYVFNTRSNNKERISRIFQMHANKQNQIERLGAGDIGAVVGFKDIKTGDTLCDQSAKIILESMEFPEPVIGYAIEPKSQADSDKMGMAIAKLIEEDPTLQVNTDEETGQTILRGMGELHLEIIIDRMKREFKVELNQGAPQVAYKETITKSVEHREVFKKQSGGRGKFADIVFEMGPREDGKQGLEFVNAIVGGVIPKEFIPAVQKGFEEAMKNGILAGFPIDSMKVRLFHGSFHDVDSDSLSFELAARQGFKEAGKQCAPKLLEPIMAVDVVTPDEYTGPVTGDLNRRRGIMKGMDTKGTATVVRADVPLSELFGYVTDLRTITSGRATASLTFSHYEQVPQNLADAIIAKIKGTAAK; this comes from the coding sequence ATGAACAATCGCGATCTTAAATACACAAGAAACATTGGTATTGCAGCGCACATCGATGCTGGTAAGACAACTACCACAGAGCGTATTCTTTACTATGCTGGTGTAAGCCACAAGATAGGTGAGGTACACGATGGAGCTGCAACCATGGACTGGATGGAGCAGGAGCAAGAGAGAGGTATTACCATCACTTCTGCTGCTACAACAGTTAGCTGGCCTTACAGAGGCGATAACTACCATATCAACATCATCGACACGCCGGGTCACGTTGACTTTACCGTAGAGGTAAACCGCTCCCTGCGCGTGTTGGACGGCCTGGTGTTCTTGTTTTCAGCAGTTGACGGTGTAGAGCCTCAGTCTGAGACAAACTGGCGCCTTGCTGACAACTATAAAGTAGCACGTATCGGTTTCGTTAACAAAATGGACCGCTCAGGTGCTGACTTCCTTGCTGTTTGTAAGCAGGTGAAGGAAATGCTGGGTAGCAACGCTGTGGCCCTTCAGCTGCCAATCGGCTCTGAAGACAACTTCCGCGGTGTGGTTGACCTGGTAAACAACCGTGGTATCATCTGGAACGAAGAGGATAAAGGCATGACCTTTACCGAGGTTCCAATTCCGGATGACATGGTAGAGGAAGCTGCAGAGTACAGAGAGAAGCTGCTGGAAGCAGTGGCAGAGTACGACGAGACTTTGATGGAGAAATACTTCGAAGATCCGGACTCTATCTCTGAAGACGAGATCATCGCTGCGCTTCGTGCTGCAACTATCGATATGGCCATTGTTCCAATGCTTTGCGGTTCTTCGTTCAAGAACAAAGGCGTGCAGACAATGCTTGACTACGTGATGGCGCTTTGCCCTTCTCCACTGGATAAGGAAAGCATCAAAGGCATCAACCCAGACACTGGCGCTGAGATTTCTCGCAAGCCGGACATGAATGAGCCTTTCGCTGGTTTGGCGTTCAAGATTGCTACAGACCCTTATGTAGGTCGTCTGTGCTTCGTACGTGCTTACTCAGGTGTGCTTGAGTCTGGCTCTTATGTATTCAACACACGTTCAAACAACAAAGAGCGTATCTCCCGTATCTTCCAGATGCACGCTAACAAGCAGAACCAGATCGAAAGACTGGGTGCTGGTGACATCGGTGCGGTAGTAGGCTTTAAAGATATCAAAACTGGTGACACGCTGTGCGACCAGAGCGCGAAGATCATTCTGGAGTCTATGGAGTTCCCAGAGCCGGTTATCGGATACGCTATCGAGCCTAAGTCTCAGGCTGACTCTGATAAGATGGGTATGGCTATCGCTAAGCTGATCGAAGAGGACCCTACGCTGCAGGTAAACACAGATGAAGAAACAGGCCAGACTATCCTTAGAGGTATGGGCGAGCTTCACCTGGAGATCATCATCGACCGTATGAAGCGTGAGTTCAAGGTAGAACTGAACCAAGGTGCTCCACAGGTTGCTTACAAAGAAACTATCACCAAGTCTGTTGAGCACAGAGAAGTGTTCAAGAAGCAGTCAGGTGGTCGTGGTAAGTTTGCCGACATCGTGTTCGAAATGGGACCACGTGAAGACGGCAAGCAGGGCCTTGAGTTCGTGAATGCGATCGTGGGTGGTGTGATTCCAAAAGAATTCATCCCGGCAGTTCAGAAGGGTTTCGAAGAAGCCATGAAGAACGGTATCCTGGCAGGCTTCCCTATCGACTCGATGAAAGTTCGCCTGTTCCACGGTTCCTTCCACGATGTTGACTCTGACTCACTTTCTTTTGAACTAGCAGCACGTCAAGGCTTCAAAGAGGCTGGTAAGCAGTGTGCTCCTAAGCTTCTTGAGCCGATCATGGCCGTTGATGTGGTTACTCCAGACGAGTACACTGGTCCGGTGACAGGCGACTTGAACAGAAGAAGAGGTATCATGAAAGGTATGGATACCAAAGGTACTGCTACAGTGGTAAGAGCTGATGTTCCACTTTCAGAACTGTTTGGTTATGTAACTGACTTACGTACCATCACTTCTGGTAGAGCTACTGCCTCGCTTACTTTCTCTCATTACGAGCAGGTACCACAAAACTTGGCAGATGCTATCATTGCTAAAATCAAAGGAACAGCAGCTAAATAG
- the rpsJ gene encoding 30S ribosomal protein S10, with protein MNQKIRIKLKSYDHNLVDKSSEKIVKAVKATGAIVSGPIPLPTEKDKFTVLRSPHVNKKSREQFQLCTYKRLVDIYSTSSKTVDALMKLELPSGVDVEIKV; from the coding sequence ATGAATCAAAAAATTAGAATAAAGCTTAAGTCTTACGATCACAACCTGGTGGACAAGTCATCAGAGAAAATTGTGAAAGCTGTAAAAGCTACTGGTGCCATCGTAAGCGGTCCTATTCCTCTTCCAACAGAGAAGGATAAATTTACAGTGCTTCGCTCACCACACGTGAACAAGAAGTCTCGTGAGCAGTTTCAGCTTTGCACATACAAGAGATTGGTAGATATCTACTCTACAAGCTCTAAAACAGTTGATGCGTTGATGAAGCTTGAATTGCCAAGCGGCGTTGATGTTGAGATCAAAGTTTGA
- the rplC gene encoding 50S ribosomal protein L3: MPGIIGKKIGMTSLFTADGKYTPVTLIQAGPCVVTQVKTVENDGYAAVQIGYGDKKLKRVTKAEAGHYEKAKTAPKKKVAEFDVEGVSYNLGDTVDANLFVEGEFVDVVGTSKGKGFQGVVKRHNFAGVGGQTHGQHNRARHPGSIGACSWPSRVFKGMRMAGRMGGNRVKIQNLTVLRIVADRNLIVVSGSVPGAKNSYVLIEK; the protein is encoded by the coding sequence ATGCCTGGAATTATCGGTAAAAAAATCGGAATGACAAGCCTCTTCACAGCAGATGGTAAATACACACCAGTAACGCTTATCCAAGCAGGTCCGTGTGTAGTTACTCAGGTGAAGACGGTTGAGAATGATGGCTATGCTGCAGTGCAGATTGGCTATGGTGACAAGAAACTCAAGAGAGTAACGAAGGCGGAAGCCGGTCATTATGAGAAAGCCAAAACTGCTCCGAAGAAAAAAGTAGCTGAATTTGATGTAGAAGGAGTTTCTTACAACCTGGGTGACACAGTAGATGCCAACCTGTTTGTAGAAGGCGAATTCGTAGATGTAGTAGGCACATCAAAAGGTAAAGGTTTCCAAGGTGTTGTTAAGCGCCACAACTTTGCCGGTGTTGGCGGCCAGACCCACGGTCAGCACAACAGAGCGAGACACCCAGGTTCAATCGGTGCCTGCTCATGGCCTTCAAGAGTATTCAAAGGCATGCGCATGGCGGGTAGAATGGGCGGTAACAGAGTAAAGATTCAAAACCTTACTGTACTGCGCATTGTCGCTGATAGAAACCTTATTGTAGTTAGTGGCTCTGTTCCTGGTGCCAAAAATTCTTACGTGTTAATTGAGAAATAA
- the rplD gene encoding 50S ribosomal protein L4: MELSVLNIKGEDTGRKVTLSDAIFGLEPNEHAMYLDVKQYLANQRQGTHKSKERNEVAGSTKKIKKQKGTGGARAGSLKSPVFVGGGRVFGPKPRNYSFKLNKKLKRVARLSALSLLARDNRVTLVEAFSMEAPKAKEFRGILNNLQSTGKTLVVLPAADKNIVLSGRNLQKVKVATAKDVNTYDLLNTEKLLLVEQSVNELENLFSAK; the protein is encoded by the coding sequence ATGGAGCTTTCTGTATTAAATATTAAAGGTGAAGATACAGGCAGAAAGGTTACTCTTTCTGATGCTATTTTTGGTCTTGAGCCAAACGAGCATGCCATGTATCTTGACGTGAAGCAGTACCTGGCAAACCAAAGACAAGGTACGCACAAGTCAAAGGAGCGTAACGAAGTTGCGGGTTCTACAAAGAAGATCAAGAAGCAAAAAGGTACAGGCGGAGCCCGTGCAGGTAGCTTAAAGTCTCCTGTGTTCGTTGGCGGTGGTCGTGTATTCGGTCCTAAGCCAAGAAACTACAGCTTTAAGCTGAACAAGAAGCTGAAAAGAGTTGCCCGTCTTTCTGCCCTTTCTCTTTTGGCACGTGATAACCGCGTGACGCTGGTAGAGGCTTTCTCTATGGAGGCTCCAAAGGCGAAAGAATTCAGAGGTATCCTGAACAACCTGCAGTCTACTGGCAAAACACTCGTTGTTCTTCCAGCTGCTGACAAGAACATCGTGCTTTCAGGCAGAAACCTGCAGAAAGTAAAGGTTGCTACTGCGAAGGATGTAAATACCTATGACCTGCTGAACACAGAGAAACTTCTTCTTGTTGAGCAATCAGTAAATGAATTAGAAAACCTCTTTAGCGCGAAATAA
- the rplW gene encoding 50S ribosomal protein L23 has protein sequence MNVLKRPIITEKYAALHEVGKYAFEVQKDANKVEIKKAVEKMYGVTVDKISTMRALGKKKTKYTKSGAVTGRTSLIKKAIVTLKEGEVIDFYSGI, from the coding sequence ATGAACGTTCTGAAAAGACCAATTATTACAGAGAAATACGCTGCCTTACACGAGGTTGGTAAATATGCTTTTGAGGTACAGAAAGATGCCAACAAAGTAGAGATCAAGAAGGCGGTAGAAAAGATGTATGGCGTAACGGTTGATAAAATCTCAACGATGCGCGCTCTTGGCAAGAAGAAGACGAAGTATACGAAGTCTGGCGCTGTAACTGGCCGTACCTCTCTGATCAAAAAGGCAATTGTTACCCTGAAAGAGGGTGAAGTAATAGACTTTTACAGCGGCATATAA
- the rplB gene encoding 50S ribosomal protein L2: MALKKLRPITPGQRFRVAPAFDEITATTPEKSLLAPLSKSGGRNNSGKMTMRYIGGGHKRKYRMIDFKRTKHGVPATVKTIEYDPNRTARIALLHYADGEKTYIIAPAGLQVGTVVNSGPGIAPEVGNCLPLSDIPLGTIIHNIELQPGAGATLARSAGSYAQLVAREGRYATIKLPSGELRMVLVNCSATVGTVSNAEHMNVKLGKAGRNRWLGKRPRVRGVAMNPVDHPMGGGEGKSSGGHPRSRKGLYSKGLKTRNKNKYSEKLIVNRGKKK; encoded by the coding sequence ATGGCTTTAAAAAAGTTAAGACCAATAACACCAGGTCAAAGATTTAGAGTAGCCCCTGCTTTTGATGAAATAACAGCAACTACTCCTGAAAAATCTTTGTTGGCACCCCTCTCAAAATCTGGTGGACGTAACAACTCAGGTAAAATGACTATGCGCTACATCGGCGGTGGTCATAAGAGAAAGTACAGAATGATTGACTTCAAGCGTACCAAGCACGGTGTGCCTGCTACGGTGAAGACGATCGAGTACGATCCGAACAGAACAGCTCGCATTGCGCTGCTTCATTACGCTGATGGAGAGAAAACATATATCATCGCTCCTGCAGGACTACAGGTTGGAACCGTAGTAAACTCAGGCCCTGGTATTGCTCCGGAAGTAGGTAACTGCTTACCTCTTTCTGATATTCCTCTAGGTACTATCATTCACAACATTGAGCTTCAGCCAGGTGCTGGCGCCACACTTGCAAGAAGTGCTGGTTCTTACGCTCAGCTTGTTGCCCGCGAAGGTCGTTATGCCACAATCAAACTTCCTTCAGGTGAACTGAGAATGGTACTTGTTAACTGCTCTGCCACTGTAGGCACCGTTTCCAACGCTGAACACATGAACGTGAAGCTTGGCAAGGCTGGCCGTAACAGATGGTTAGGTAAGCGTCCTCGCGTACGTGGTGTTGCTATGAACCCAGTGGATCACCCTATGGGTGGTGGTGAAGGTAAGTCTTCAGGCGGTCACCCACGTTCACGTAAAGGCTTGTATTCTAAAGGTCTTAAGACTAGAAACAAGAACAAGTATTCTGAGAAGCTTATAGTTAATAGAGGAAAGAAAAAGTAA
- the rpsS gene encoding 30S ribosomal protein S19 translates to MARSLKKGPYIDFRLEKKVTVMNEAGKKSVIKTWSRRSMISPDFVGHTFAVHNGNKFIPVYVTENMVGHKLGEFAPTRNFRGHIAKKDKGKR, encoded by the coding sequence ATGGCTAGATCGTTAAAAAAAGGGCCTTATATTGACTTTAGGCTCGAGAAAAAAGTAACTGTGATGAATGAGGCCGGCAAGAAGTCTGTTATCAAGACTTGGTCACGCCGATCCATGATTTCTCCGGATTTCGTAGGTCACACATTCGCAGTGCACAATGGTAACAAGTTCATCCCGGTTTATGTGACTGAAAACATGGTAGGCCACAAGCTTGGTGAATTTGCTCCAACAAGAAACTTTAGAGGTCACATTGCTAAGAAAGATAAAGGCAAGCGTTAA
- the rplV gene encoding 50S ribosomal protein L22: MEAVAKLNNVPTSPRKMRMVADLVRGKSVSKALGILKFEANAGAAKVEKLLLSALANWQQKNEDARIEEANLYVKTIFVDEGKMLKRLRPAPQGRGYRIRKRSNHVTVVIDSMTDEQLEKLQSKKSKKANK; the protein is encoded by the coding sequence ATGGAAGCAGTAGCAAAACTTAACAACGTCCCTACCTCTCCTCGCAAGATGAGAATGGTAGCCGACTTGGTACGCGGCAAAAGCGTATCCAAAGCTCTTGGTATTCTGAAATTTGAAGCCAATGCTGGTGCAGCCAAAGTTGAGAAACTTCTTTTATCTGCATTAGCAAACTGGCAGCAGAAAAACGAAGACGCTCGCATCGAAGAAGCAAATCTTTATGTGAAGACGATCTTTGTTGATGAAGGCAAGATGCTGAAGCGTCTCCGTCCAGCTCCGCAGGGACGTGGTTATAGAATCAGAAAAAGATCTAACCATGTAACTGTAGTAATCGACAGCATGACTGATGAGCAACTTGAGAAGCTACAGTCAAAGAAATCTAAAAAAGCCAACAAGTAA